CGATTCAGGCCTATCTCACGGCGGCGGTGATGAACTTGAAGTGCCTGGCGGCACTCCTTCTCATGCTCCTCAGTTGGTTCTTCAGGCCGAGGCCAACATCAGACCAGCCGATACCAGCATCGTCACCGATCTGAGGGTGGTTTCTCAACAGCCCCACAGTCCCCGGCCGCGGGGACGCGGCAGCAATCCGGTGCAGTCCCCATACCGGTGCAGGAAGCGGTCGGGCGGAATCCAACCGACCCGGTGAACAATGGGACCAAACGCAGTCTGCTTGTCGACGGTCGTGGATCCCCGCTGTCATTGGTCGTGAGCGGTGCCCAACGGCAGGGGTGAAGCTGCTTGGACCGACGCTGATCGCGCGGGTGATTCGTCGCCCCGGAGCGATGGTCCAACATCTGTGTGCCGATAGGGGATATGCCGGGAAGCTCGCCGCACAGGCACAGAAGCAGTGCCAATGTGTTCCGCATGTTCGCCAGAGCGGCGAGGAGATCCGCACTGCGCAGGACGGCCGCCGACATCCGGAGCGGCGCTGGGTGGTAGAACGAACCCGCTCAGGGCTGAACCGATTCCACCAACTCCCGGTACGCTTGGAAAAGCCGGCTGAGAGCCACGAGGCGCCACTGGAGTTTGCCTCTGCGCCTTTTCTCTTCCGTCCACGCCTCGCTATTCAAGGAGAAGTCCCAAGAGAGGCTGCTGCTGTCGCCGGTTGCCACGGCACCTGCGAAGTGCGGAATGAGGGCTAGCTGTCTTTCTCTCGTGGCCGCCGAATCCCCAGCCTCTTCATGCGGTATTCCAGCGTGGTCGGTTTGAGGCCGACCTGCTCGGCGGCGCCGCCTGCTCCTCGGATGCGCCAGCCGGACGCCTCCAGCGCGCGTGTGATACGGGCGCGCTCGGCTGCGTCGTCCACGGTCAGGTCTGCCGCGCCCGGCGCCACGTCCTTAACTTCTGCCTGAAGCGCGGTGCCGGATGACAGAATCATGGCCCGTTCGATGGTGTTGCGCAGGGCCCGGACATTCCCCGGCCAGGGGTTGCCGCACAGCGCCTCGAGGGTTGTCCTCGGAATCGTCTCGATGCGCTTGCCCATCTTCTCACCGAATTCACGGACGAACGTCCAGACCAGGAGCGGGATGTCCTCACGCCGCTCGCGGAGGGGCGGTACCGTTATCGGAAAGACATTCAACCGGTAGAACAAATCCTCACGGAACCTGCCGTTCCTGACCGCCTGTTCCAGGTTCCGATTGGTCGCGGCGATGACGCGGACGTCGGCTGTCAGAGTGTTGGTACTGCCGAGCCGTTCGAACTTGCCCTCCTGCAGCACCCGGAGTAGTTTGGCCTGTGCCTCGGGGGAGAGCTCGCCAACTTCGTCCAGGAAGATGGTCCCTCGGTCGGCAACTTCGAACCGGCCCGCCTGCCGCGTGGCCGCGCCCGTGTAGGCACCCTTCTCCCGGCCAAACAACTCGGCCTCGATGAGCGTGGCCGGCATGGCGGCGCAGTTGACGGTGACGAGCGGCCGGTCGCGGCGCTTGCTCAGGTTGTGGATGGAACGGGCAAGCAGTTCCTTGCCGGTGCCGGTCTCGCCGTAGATGACGACGGTCGAGTCGGTCGAGGCGACCTGCTCCGCCAGCGCCAGCGTCCGTTTGATGGCCTGGCTCTCGCCCACAATGTCACCGTGGACATGGCTGAGCTTCACCTCCTCGCGCAGTATGACGTTCTCGGCCTCGAGTTGCTCCTTCAGGGTTCTGATCTCGGCGAAAGCGGCCCGCAGGGCTTCCTCTGCCCGCTTGCGTTCGGTGATGTCGCGGACGATTCCAACGCCGTGCCACTTGTCGCCCAGCTTGATCGTAGAGAGAGAGAGTTCGGCCGCAATCTCGGTCCCGTCCTTCCGAATCGCGGCCAGCTCCACGGTCTTGTTGACCGCCCGGCCTTCGCCGGTCGCCGGGAACCGGCCGAACGCGGCGTGATGAGCAGCGCGGAACCGCTCGGGTGCGAAGAACTCGTGCAGCCGGCGGCCGAGGGCTTCGGTCGCGGCGTAGCCGAACGTCGCTTCGGCGGCCGGGTTCCAGAACGTCACGCATCCGGAATCATCCATCATGACGATGGCGTCACTCGCCGTATCGGTGATCGTACGCAGCTGCTGTTCGCTCTCGCGCAGCGCTCGTTCGGACGCCGCCAGCCGCTCCTCGGTCGCAACCTGGGCGAGGGCGTGTCTGACGACGGGCGCGAACAGCTCGATGAAGTCGGCCTGCTTGACGATGTAGTCGCGCGCGCCCAGCTTCATCATATCCACCGCCACGAGCTCGTCGCCGCTGCCGGTCATGACAATGAAGGGAACCTGTCGTCCCCGCGCCGCAAGTTCGGCGACGACCCGGCGAGCGACCATGTCGGGCAGGATTTGGTCGAGCACCAGCAGACAACTCGGGCTTTGCTCCGCCACGGCAATCGCGTCCGCGCCCGAGAGAACGCCGACGGCGTTCAAGCCCGCCTTTTCCAACCGCTCGCAGATCACCCGACCGAGGTCATGGTCACCTGACGCAACAATCACGCGCCGGTTCGAAGCTGGCGGTGAGGCGCCAGGCGCCAGGCGCGAATCGCGCTCCGGGTCAGGCGTGTCGTTCACAGTTCACCTCGCTCTGCTGTTCGCCCTGACTATGGGCGCAACACGGGAAGTGAAAATCGGATGCGCGCGAAAGGACTTCGGGTTCACGACCTCCCTCTCTCTTCCTGCTTCGTGTCGTACCCATCGCCTGCTCGTCACTTGCCGCAGCCGGTCGGTTTCAATATCCCTTCCCGCAAGGCGTGCAACCGGCCCGTAGGCGCGTTGCGCGCGTCGGTCCGGCCCGCGAGCCGGCGGCGTTTGGTCGGCTCGGTCGAGACGAGGCGGCCGCGAGCGCCCGTTCAAGGGTCACCCGCGACTCGCGCCTG
The DNA window shown above is from candidate division WOR-3 bacterium and carries:
- a CDS encoding transposase, whose amino-acid sequence is MKLLGPTLIARVIRRPGAMVQHLCADRGYAGKLAAQAQKQCQCVPHVRQSGEEIRTAQDGRRHPERRWVVERTRSGLNRFHQLPVRLEKPAESHEAPLEFASAPFLFRPRLAIQGEVPREAAAVAGCHGTCEVRNEG
- a CDS encoding PAS domain S-box protein, translating into MNDTPDPERDSRLAPGASPPASNRRVIVASGDHDLGRVICERLEKAGLNAVGVLSGADAIAVAEQSPSCLLVLDQILPDMVARRVVAELAARGRQVPFIVMTGSGDELVAVDMMKLGARDYIVKQADFIELFAPVVRHALAQVATEERLAASERALRESEQQLRTITDTASDAIVMMDDSGCVTFWNPAAEATFGYAATEALGRRLHEFFAPERFRAAHHAAFGRFPATGEGRAVNKTVELAAIRKDGTEIAAELSLSTIKLGDKWHGVGIVRDITERKRAEEALRAAFAEIRTLKEQLEAENVILREEVKLSHVHGDIVGESQAIKRTLALAEQVASTDSTVVIYGETGTGKELLARSIHNLSKRRDRPLVTVNCAAMPATLIEAELFGREKGAYTGAATRQAGRFEVADRGTIFLDEVGELSPEAQAKLLRVLQEGKFERLGSTNTLTADVRVIAATNRNLEQAVRNGRFREDLFYRLNVFPITVPPLRERREDIPLLVWTFVREFGEKMGKRIETIPRTTLEALCGNPWPGNVRALRNTIERAMILSSGTALQAEVKDVAPGAADLTVDDAAERARITRALEASGWRIRGAGGAAEQVGLKPTTLEYRMKRLGIRRPREKDS